Proteins from a genomic interval of Candidatus Babela massiliensis:
- a CDS encoding N-glycosylase/DNA lyase produces the protein MKQNLELPFKLDKKELQVIDQRIKEFQELGKEDTTQWFSELCFCLLTANAQAKRAIEIQNYLGTEGFINKTQEEIALVIKSFGHRFHNTKAKYIVLARKYIDIKDILKDYKNGKEAREFLVKNITGLGYKEASHFLRNVGYNDVAIIDRHIIRFLYQYHYIDQLPKIITKKIYLELEDILTKFGILLDKLDLMIWYHMTGTVLK, from the coding sequence ATGAAACAAAATCTAGAACTTCCATTTAAATTAGATAAAAAAGAACTACAAGTAATAGATCAGAGAATAAAAGAATTCCAAGAATTAGGCAAAGAAGACACAACTCAATGGTTTAGCGAACTATGCTTCTGTTTATTAACTGCTAATGCACAAGCAAAACGTGCTATAGAAATACAAAACTACTTAGGCACTGAAGGCTTTATTAATAAAACTCAAGAAGAAATCGCCTTAGTCATAAAATCATTTGGACATAGATTCCATAATACAAAAGCAAAATATATAGTTCTTGCAAGAAAATATATTGATATAAAAGATATATTAAAGGATTATAAAAATGGCAAAGAAGCTAGAGAATTTTTAGTAAAAAATATAACTGGTCTTGGATATAAAGAAGCTTCACATTTTTTAAGAAATGTGGGATATAATGATGTAGCTATAATAGATCGCCATATAATAAGATTTCTATATCAATATCATTATATAGATCAATTGCCCAAAATAATTACTAAAAAAATATATCTAGAATTAGAAGATATACTTACAAAATTTGGTATCCTTCTTGATAAACTTGATCTAATGATATGGTACCACATGACAGGCACAGTTCTAAAATAA
- a CDS encoding NUDIX domain-containing protein, translated as MRYALLLLLNMNKEVLLLKRCNTTFGNEQYSMSGGKVEANETARQAIIRQAFEELNIKIKSENLEFVHLLFRKGNDNIIFDAGCFKATKWEGSLKNQEPEKCSKINWFKLDNLPENILTAHKQIIELVQKNTYYSEHGFVD; from the coding sequence ATGAGATACGCTCTACTCTTATTATTAAATATGAATAAGGAAGTTTTGCTGCTAAAGCGCTGTAATACAACCTTTGGAAACGAACAATACTCAATGTCAGGTGGAAAAGTTGAAGCAAATGAAACTGCAAGACAAGCTATTATTCGCCAAGCCTTTGAAGAACTGAATATCAAAATTAAATCTGAAAATTTGGAATTTGTTCATCTCCTATTCCGTAAGGGTAATGATAATATTATTTTTGACGCTGGATGTTTTAAAGCAACTAAATGGGAAGGTTCCCTAAAAAATCAAGAACCCGAAAAGTGTAGCAAAATAAACTGGTTTAAATTAGATAATTTGCCTGAAAATATTTTGACAGCACATAAACAAATTATAGAACTGGTTCAAAAAAATACTTATTATTCTGAACATGGTTTTGTCGATTAA
- a CDS encoding GNAT family N-acetyltransferase, whose amino-acid sequence MTTNICSQIPLIFTSKRLKFEKVNKDHKFHLSKILSNEKVQEAYNTGDKESFTNIESQFSIIEAQWQKYGYGLYILFNNETFDFIGFAGYHTVTIDKEGNVDCFNNNKSNDLELYIILMPQYWRQGYGFEAVSKLCEIAFKHSSFTSIIAYIEPKNYASIALIEKFNCKKEKKVIYNNKPHILYRIYKS is encoded by the coding sequence ATGACTACAAATATTTGTTCTCAAATTCCACTCATTTTTACTTCAAAAAGACTTAAATTCGAAAAAGTAAATAAAGATCATAAATTTCACTTATCGAAAATTTTATCTAATGAAAAAGTGCAAGAAGCATATAATACAGGTGACAAAGAAAGTTTTACGAATATAGAATCACAATTTTCTATAATTGAAGCTCAATGGCAAAAATATGGATATGGCTTGTACATTCTTTTTAACAATGAAACATTTGATTTTATAGGATTCGCAGGTTATCATACTGTTACTATAGACAAGGAAGGTAATGTTGATTGCTTTAATAACAACAAATCTAATGATTTGGAACTATATATTATCCTAATGCCTCAATATTGGCGTCAAGGATACGGTTTTGAAGCAGTAAGTAAACTATGTGAAATTGCTTTTAAACACTCGTCATTTACAAGTATTATTGCCTATATTGAACCCAAAAATTATGCTTCTATAGCCTTAATTGAAAAATTTAATTGCAAAAAAGAGAAAAAGGTTATATATAATAATAAACCTCATATTTTATATAGGATTTATAAATCATAA
- a CDS encoding ankyrin repeat domain-containing protein: MKKLKCSLILLILNLIINNVLSMHKTLEFDSIKLEKYNKLSKQELDKKLLNILNKSNLDKNYLRKCVNLIIAGANINMQNKYGITTLMMVSMKGYLGLVKALLEYTGKEPIDLNIQDENGYTALMEAAFYGHLEIVRILLESENCKSPIDLNLKNKCGNTALDLAYINKKTDIEGLLNKYL; encoded by the coding sequence ATGAAGAAATTAAAGTGTTCTTTAATTTTATTAATTTTAAATTTAATTATAAATAATGTTTTATCTATGCATAAGACTTTAGAATTTGATTCTATAAAATTAGAAAAATATAATAAATTATCAAAACAAGAACTTGATAAAAAATTATTAAATATTTTAAATAAGAGTAATTTGGATAAAAATTATCTAAGAAAATGTGTAAACTTGATAATTGCTGGTGCTAATATTAATATGCAAAATAAATATGGAATTACAACTTTAATGATGGTTTCTATGAAGGGTTATTTAGGGTTAGTTAAAGCTTTACTTGAGTATACTGGTAAAGAGCCAATTGATTTAAATATTCAAGATGAAAACGGATATACGGCTTTAATGGAAGCTGCATTTTATGGACATTTAGAGATTGTTAGAATTTTGCTTGAGAGTGAGAATTGTAAGAGTCCTATTGATTTAAATTTGAAAAATAAATGTGGTAATACTGCTTTAGATTTGGCGTATATAAATAAAAAAACAGATATTGAAGGTTTATTAAATAAATATTTATAG
- a CDS encoding sodium:solute symporter family protein — MDATLFFSLFFILCIIYISISFFVSKSVKSVEDYFLAGRNLGFFQISISLIATQLGGGFILGISDQAYKFGYYGLFYVFGICLGFMLLGFGIASKLRAFNVDTIAQLFEVYYDSKFLRKMASLTSILSLTGIFAAQIIGSKCLLVSLNLYNPILFIGLWFLIIVYAMLGGFKAIVQSDIIQLSLIILVFLSLFVLDLIFNFSQTLSVFKFGWTNPIFLRDIKLQEIVGIAIIPALYSLIEQDLAQVFFASKNGKLAKVSALFASVFLLFFALVPLYFGIKSRMLGFDIGITSNALITLFDRQYDSLVVVLVTYGVLAAIISTANGVLCAISSNIVKDFDLPKLSSSNQLILSKVVMFLVGIIGIILAFNFSDIIQVLIDSYSVPISSILISLLALYFYADPTQKNKIRFSKTAAYLSFFGGLITFLTLLFLKKNMLFSAEIDALLVSLTCYILGFLVDCFNRTKS; from the coding sequence ATGGATGCTACATTATTTTTTTCTCTATTTTTTATCTTATGTATAATTTATATATCTATATCCTTTTTTGTTTCAAAGTCTGTTAAATCTGTTGAAGATTACTTTTTAGCTGGAAGAAATTTAGGATTTTTTCAAATTTCTATTTCTTTAATAGCAACCCAATTAGGTGGCGGCTTTATTCTTGGTATTTCTGATCAAGCTTATAAATTTGGTTACTATGGATTATTTTATGTCTTTGGAATATGTTTAGGATTTATGTTATTAGGTTTTGGTATTGCATCTAAATTGAGGGCATTTAATGTAGATACTATTGCTCAACTTTTTGAAGTTTATTATGATTCTAAATTTTTAAGAAAGATGGCTTCTTTAACTTCTATTTTATCACTGACCGGTATTTTTGCAGCTCAAATTATTGGATCAAAGTGTTTATTAGTTTCTTTAAATTTATATAATCCCATTTTATTTATTGGTCTTTGGTTTTTGATTATAGTTTATGCAATGCTTGGAGGGTTTAAAGCTATTGTTCAAAGTGATATTATACAACTCAGTTTAATTATTCTGGTCTTTTTATCATTATTTGTTCTTGATCTTATATTTAATTTTAGTCAGACTTTGTCTGTTTTTAAATTTGGGTGGACTAATCCTATATTTTTAAGAGATATTAAATTACAAGAAATAGTAGGTATTGCTATTATTCCAGCTTTATATTCTTTAATAGAGCAAGATTTAGCGCAAGTATTCTTTGCATCTAAAAATGGTAAACTAGCAAAAGTTTCTGCATTATTTGCTTCTGTATTTTTACTATTTTTTGCTTTGGTACCACTATATTTTGGAATAAAGTCAAGAATGCTTGGTTTTGATATCGGTATTACTTCAAATGCTTTAATAACTCTTTTTGATCGTCAATATGATTCTTTAGTTGTAGTATTAGTTACCTACGGAGTATTGGCTGCAATTATTTCGACTGCTAATGGAGTTTTATGTGCAATTAGTTCTAATATTGTTAAAGATTTTGATTTACCTAAATTAAGTTCTTCAAATCAATTAATATTATCTAAAGTTGTTATGTTTTTAGTAGGCATAATTGGTATTATTTTAGCTTTTAATTTTAGTGATATTATTCAAGTATTAATTGATAGCTACTCAGTTCCTATATCTTCTATTTTAATTTCTTTATTAGCTTTATATTTTTATGCAGATCCTACTCAAAAGAACAAAATTAGATTTAGCAAAACAGCTGCTTATCTAAGTTTTTTTGGCGGCTTAATTACTTTTTTAACCCTTTTATTTTTAAAGAAAAATATGTTATTTTCCGCTGAAATTGATGCTCTTTTAGTTTCTTTAACTTGTTATATTTTAGGATTTTTGGTTGATTGTTTTAATAGAACTAAAAGCTAG
- a CDS encoding type IV-A pilus assembly ATPase PilB domain: MRKEFIDKLSEILVEMNILKVEDLFAIHKEFQSRADISFEYFLLEEGLVDRSDLLQALSRYYEVPAIDVVGEIFDHHDVRLIPEEVMVKHFFIPYKRENDNLTVVAANPGDPHLPVVIGKYVTHNIEFAVGLAQDIIDTVREYYDKSITYQPNSIQASPMERSQQEVHPLEDRVVQEDHNEEIPLIIEETIDDYEGK; the protein is encoded by the coding sequence ATGAGAAAAGAATTTATAGATAAACTTAGCGAAATATTAGTAGAAATGAATATCTTAAAAGTGGAGGATCTTTTTGCAATACATAAAGAGTTTCAATCAAGAGCAGATATAAGTTTTGAATATTTTTTATTAGAAGAAGGATTAGTCGATAGATCAGATTTATTACAAGCTCTTTCTAGATATTATGAAGTTCCTGCAATAGACGTAGTCGGTGAAATATTTGATCATCATGATGTAAGATTAATACCAGAAGAAGTTATGGTTAAACATTTTTTTATACCCTATAAACGAGAAAATGATAATCTAACGGTAGTTGCTGCAAACCCCGGAGATCCTCATTTACCTGTAGTAATAGGAAAATATGTAACACATAATATAGAATTTGCCGTAGGTTTAGCACAAGATATTATAGATACAGTAAGAGAATATTATGATAAATCGATTACATATCAACCAAATAGTATACAGGCATCGCCTATGGAACGTAGTCAACAAGAGGTTCATCCATTAGAAGATAGAGTTGTACAAGAAGATCATAACGAAGAAATACCTTTAATAATTGAAGAAACTATAGATGACTACGAAGGCAAATAA
- a CDS encoding ankyrin repeat domain-containing protein, translating to MSKTEAQVIDKNVQNQLNQQLVSVLNRCRLEEQRDQEELDLELFDNRHNYHSQISIFKDEDLNEAMRLINEGANINTQSDCGINILMIAVKKGKETIVESLLNNKKDLIDLNLQDNHGYTALISAAVIGNKEIVKLLLACPNVTSPIDLNLKTIKTKETALMKATARGYMGVIELLSTCSNDKAAIDLHIKNKNEYDTFLRLASLANHEEIQNLLNNMLKEEEQQNALKLANITNNDETQSALDGRFDVQDEQSSLGSSTTSNEEIVQNLPSDTLEEEKQNVLKLADITNNEEVQSLEEHNNYTLLKISGTCVATYLAYKLLNKITTGKAKNKTELEDKNIYDVSLSID from the coding sequence ATGAGCAAAACAGAAGCACAGGTGATAGATAAAAATGTTCAAAATCAGTTAAATCAACAATTAGTAAGTGTACTAAACAGATGTAGGCTAGAAGAGCAAAGAGATCAAGAAGAATTAGATTTGGAATTGTTTGATAATAGGCACAATTATCACTCTCAAATATCTATTTTTAAAGATGAAGATTTAAATGAAGCTATGAGATTGATAAATGAAGGAGCTAATATTAATACTCAAAGTGATTGTGGTATTAATATATTAATGATAGCGGTAAAGAAAGGAAAAGAGACAATCGTTGAATCTTTGTTAAATAATAAAAAAGATTTGATTGATTTAAATCTTCAAGATAATCATGGTTATACTGCTTTAATTAGTGCAGCGGTGATTGGAAATAAAGAAATTGTTAAACTTCTTCTTGCATGTCCTAATGTGACATCTCCTATTGATTTGAATCTTAAAACTATTAAAACAAAAGAAACCGCTTTGATGAAAGCAACTGCAAGGGGTTATATGGGCGTTATTGAGTTGTTAAGTACATGCTCAAATGATAAAGCTGCCATAGATTTACATATTAAAAATAAAAATGAATATGATACTTTTTTAAGATTGGCTAGCTTAGCTAATCATGAGGAGATTCAAAATTTACTTAATAATATGCTTAAAGAAGAAGAACAACAAAATGCTTTAAAATTAGCTAATATAACTAATAATGATGAAACTCAAAGTGCACTTGATGGAAGATTTGATGTCCAAGATGAACAGAGTAGTTTAGGATCTTCTACTACATCAAATGAGGAGATAGTACAAAACTTGCCTAGTGATACGCTTGAGGAAGAAAAACAAAATGTTTTAAAATTAGCTGATATAACCAATAATGAGGAAGTTCAAAGTCTAGAGGAGCATAATAATTATACGTTATTAAAAATTAGTGGTACTTGTGTAGCAACTTATTTAGCTTATAAACTCCTTAATAAAATAACAACTGGGAAAGCTAAAAATAAAACAGAACTTGAAGATAAAAATATTTATGATGTATCTTTAAGTATTGATTAA
- a CDS encoding ankyrin repeat domain-containing protein, with amino-acid sequence MNINKLLIFIYLASTFSFALSMQDQESERDYKEEIFNLLEKPNIETTEETLAQLIPEAYSAGYKCKKILFYIVKTSKYTSLISLLVNLGVDINIKDRFNSTPLIYALKFGKLKVAQLILSYDNIDVNVIDNNGYTALMYAVYKGYRDVAELILQYDPDVNIKYENQENILMQACFQNLENIIQDLLDKGIDVNSKNNYGVTALIRACDVGNINIVKTLLACEGIDIDVQDNKGWTPLMYAANKRHNEVIRLLLEHKKNITAIKDLNRSSLPKDTNSKLTYNKQTLFKSTIAIGISGTVIFVIDKIRNKKSKEHRIKDSEKELVYQVNEQNLC; translated from the coding sequence ATGAATATTAATAAACTTTTAATTTTTATATATCTTGCAAGCACATTTTCTTTTGCTTTATCAATGCAAGATCAAGAATCTGAAAGAGATTATAAAGAAGAGATTTTTAATTTATTAGAAAAACCTAATATAGAAACAACTGAAGAAACTCTTGCTCAATTAATACCTGAAGCTTACAGTGCAGGTTATAAGTGTAAGAAGATTTTGTTTTATATAGTCAAAACGAGTAAATATACTAGTTTAATTAGCTTGTTAGTAAATTTGGGTGTTGATATTAATATTAAAGATCGCTTTAATAGTACGCCTTTAATTTATGCTTTAAAATTTGGCAAACTTAAAGTTGCACAATTAATTTTGTCCTATGATAATATAGATGTTAATGTTATAGATAATAATGGTTATACTGCATTAATGTATGCTGTTTATAAAGGTTATAGAGATGTAGCAGAATTGATTTTGCAATACGATCCTGATGTTAATATTAAATATGAAAATCAAGAAAATATATTGATGCAAGCATGTTTTCAAAATTTAGAGAATATAATACAAGATTTATTAGACAAGGGTATTGATGTTAATTCTAAAAATAATTATGGAGTAACAGCTTTAATCAGAGCATGTGATGTAGGTAATATAAATATAGTCAAGACTTTGCTTGCTTGTGAAGGTATAGATATTGATGTTCAAGATAACAAGGGTTGGACCCCATTAATGTATGCTGCTAATAAACGACATAATGAAGTAATAAGATTACTTCTTGAACATAAAAAAAATATTACTGCTATTAAAGATCTAAACCGGTCTTCTTTGCCTAAAGATACTAATTCTAAATTAACGTACAATAAGCAAACTTTATTTAAATCAACTATAGCAATAGGTATTTCTGGAACAGTAATTTTTGTTATTGATAAAATAAGAAATAAAAAATCTAAAGAACACAGAATAAAAGATAGTGAAAAGGAGCTTGTATATCAAGTTAATGAACAAAATTTATGTTAA
- a CDS encoding ankyrin repeat domain-containing protein, with translation MKRFLSLIFLLNIFNLILPMSISISRPWAIALTYEDYFKNSIKDILNNEANCYQKRKKVANLILEARDKGVNCNIFLRYIVQSEDILDLIDALVRLNIFDINYQDYDGKTALFYAVDSYKINSIQKLLSFENINLNIQDRSGSTVLIKAVRDGSANLVHFLLERGSLINISDIQGKTALFYAISNQNLKIVKLLLDYGADCNAKYKGDPILIMAIKSAEDRLIDLLNLLLNYSIDLNLRDSDGKTSLMWAIIKNQKSLIKNLLKNKDIDIDIIDKMGFSALTYAVEKGDEKAVKMLLKRKPHIDKHLLIRACCIGSKSVVKLLLNQELDINFRDLCGQTALIRAVQGGHIDVVLILLMNKNINIDLQDNDGNTALMHAIDKGNCGIVRLLLSYGADVNIKNNRFITPLIKALINKNIELLKILLGYKVDCNIKYNNEPILINAIKTSNEIAELLLNYDIDVNLKDDKGKTALIHAVIRNKNNIVKTLLRNKNLEIDIIDNEGCTALSYAFEQGNVYIIRKLLKYSTHLSDDYFNNECLLIRACDKGQENIVKLLLDQGIDVNFKDQYGKTALMRAIDKGYFNIISMLLNSRSIDVNAIDNNGETVLTKAVVRNYIAIVKVLIEHGAKIDVRDNQGLTPLMLAVRKNDIEIVKLLLDSGANINARDNDSKTALIHASTIFQGDFTNMVNLLLKKGANINAQDEEGKTFLMYVCDFGRLEIVQVLLKHKDINIHLKDDFGRTALDYAKSSYRWNRQAIINLIKKAKFKKFLPFDFDKLKCNFDIDQNKKTIIKAGLALSILGSTIYFIKRDKRNKLRKGKINIKDKMNSSNQYFTNLEVNK, from the coding sequence ATGAAACGATTTCTCAGTTTAATATTTTTATTGAATATATTTAATTTAATTTTGCCTATGAGTATAAGTATCAGTAGACCTTGGGCAATAGCTCTTACTTATGAGGATTATTTTAAAAATAGTATAAAAGATATATTAAACAACGAAGCTAATTGTTATCAAAAAAGAAAGAAGGTTGCTAATTTGATTTTAGAAGCACGAGATAAAGGTGTTAATTGTAATATATTTTTAAGGTATATTGTGCAATCAGAAGATATCTTAGATTTAATAGATGCATTAGTAAGGTTAAATATTTTTGATATAAATTATCAAGATTACGATGGGAAAACTGCCTTATTTTATGCGGTTGATTCATATAAAATAAATTCTATTCAAAAGCTTTTAAGTTTTGAGAATATAAATCTTAATATTCAGGATAGATCTGGTAGTACTGTTTTGATTAAGGCGGTTCGTGACGGTAGCGCGAATTTAGTACACTTTTTATTAGAACGCGGTTCTTTGATAAATATTTCTGATATTCAAGGCAAAACAGCCCTTTTTTATGCTATATCTAATCAAAATCTTAAAATTGTAAAATTGCTTTTAGATTATGGAGCTGATTGTAATGCAAAGTATAAAGGAGATCCTATTTTGATTATGGCTATTAAGTCCGCTGAAGATAGACTGATTGATTTATTAAATTTGTTATTAAATTATAGTATAGATCTTAATTTAAGAGATTCTGATGGCAAGACATCTTTGATGTGGGCAATTATCAAAAATCAAAAAAGTTTAATCAAAAATTTGTTGAAAAATAAAGATATAGATATTGATATTATAGATAAAATGGGATTTTCTGCTTTAACTTATGCTGTTGAAAAAGGTGATGAAAAGGCAGTTAAGATGTTGCTAAAGCGTAAGCCTCATATAGATAAACATCTTTTGATAAGAGCTTGTTGTATAGGATCCAAGTCTGTAGTAAAATTATTATTAAATCAAGAATTAGATATTAACTTTAGAGATCTTTGTGGTCAAACTGCTTTAATTCGCGCGGTTCAAGGTGGACATATTGATGTAGTACTAATTCTTTTAATGAATAAGAATATAAATATAGATCTGCAAGACAATGATGGAAATACGGCATTAATGCATGCTATTGATAAAGGAAATTGTGGTATTGTAAGACTTTTATTAAGTTATGGAGCTGATGTAAATATTAAAAATAACAGATTTATTACTCCGTTGATTAAAGCCTTAATTAATAAAAATATTGAATTGTTAAAAATTCTTTTGGGTTATAAAGTTGATTGTAATATCAAGTATAATAATGAGCCTATTTTAATTAATGCTATTAAAACAAGTAATGAGATAGCTGAATTATTATTAAATTATGATATAGATGTTAACTTAAAAGATGATAAGGGGAAAACTGCTTTAATTCATGCAGTTATAAGAAATAAGAATAATATAGTTAAAACTTTATTAAGAAATAAAAATTTAGAGATAGATATTATAGATAATGAAGGCTGTACTGCTTTAAGTTATGCTTTTGAACAAGGTAATGTTTATATAATTCGAAAATTATTAAAATATAGTACTCATTTAAGTGATGATTATTTTAACAATGAGTGTCTATTAATTAGAGCTTGTGATAAAGGGCAAGAAAATATAGTCAAATTGTTATTAGATCAAGGTATAGATGTTAATTTTAAGGATCAATATGGCAAAACTGCTTTAATGCGAGCAATCGATAAGGGATATTTTAATATAATTAGTATGCTTTTAAACTCTAGAAGTATAGATGTTAATGCTATTGACAATAATGGAGAAACGGTTTTAACAAAAGCTGTTGTGAGAAATTATATAGCTATAGTGAAAGTCCTTATTGAGCATGGTGCTAAAATTGATGTTAGAGATAATCAAGGGCTTACTCCTTTAATGTTAGCAGTGAGAAAGAACGATATAGAAATAGTAAAATTATTATTGGATTCTGGAGCTAATATTAATGCAAGAGATAATGATTCTAAAACCGCTTTAATACATGCATCTACTATATTTCAAGGAGATTTTACAAATATGGTAAATTTATTGTTAAAAAAAGGTGCTAATATTAATGCTCAAGATGAAGAAGGTAAAACTTTCTTAATGTATGTTTGTGATTTTGGTAGATTGGAAATAGTTCAAGTACTTTTAAAACATAAAGATATAAACATTCATCTTAAAGATGATTTCGGACGTACTGCTTTAGATTATGCTAAAAGTAGTTATAGATGGAATAGGCAGGCTATAATTAATTTAATTAAGAAAGCTAAATTTAAAAAATTTTTACCATTTGATTTTGATAAGTTAAAGTGTAATTTTGATATAGATCAAAATAAAAAGACTATAATTAAAGCAGGGCTGGCGCTTTCTATATTAGGATCTACTATTTACTTTATTAAACGTGATAAAAGGAACAAATTGAGAAAAGGGAAAATTAATATTAAAGATAAAATGAACTCTTCTAATCAATATTTTACAAATTTGGAAGTAAATAAATGA